One Streptomyces sp. NBC_00435 DNA segment encodes these proteins:
- a CDS encoding ParB/RepB/Spo0J family partition protein, which translates to MSKADKLGVSTSFARAQPVGVSSRRAAIAEATGAPTSGVVPPSEVPIEALAHNPFNLREDLTELEELAASLTVRGQLQPLAVATRMAFMEAHPGHTDGLGRAPYVVIDGNRRLAAAQRAGLRSMHIHVNDSLATSAADILESALIANVHRVDVAPMDQARALQELVEVHGSQAQVAKRLGKTPAWVSQRLTLLNLTPELQDKVETGELKVEPARRIGRLPQEEQATAAEEAVNAVNPPRQRTRPAPTPTTDQPQPTPHTSPRRITIAADSPDTIADALTAHLTPDDLKAVTELLLTRI; encoded by the coding sequence ATGAGCAAGGCCGACAAACTCGGAGTCTCGACCTCCTTCGCCCGCGCCCAGCCGGTCGGCGTCAGTTCCCGCCGCGCGGCCATCGCGGAAGCCACCGGCGCCCCCACCTCCGGCGTGGTCCCACCCTCGGAAGTCCCCATCGAGGCCCTCGCCCACAACCCCTTCAACCTCCGCGAGGACCTCACGGAGCTCGAAGAGCTGGCAGCCTCCCTCACCGTCCGGGGCCAGCTGCAGCCCCTGGCGGTCGCCACGCGCATGGCCTTCATGGAGGCCCACCCGGGCCACACCGACGGCCTGGGCCGCGCCCCGTACGTGGTCATCGACGGCAACCGGCGGCTGGCGGCAGCCCAGCGCGCGGGCCTGCGCAGCATGCACATCCACGTCAACGACTCCCTCGCCACCTCGGCGGCGGACATCCTGGAGTCGGCGCTCATCGCCAACGTCCACCGCGTCGACGTGGCACCCATGGACCAGGCCCGCGCCCTCCAGGAACTCGTAGAGGTCCACGGCTCCCAGGCCCAGGTCGCCAAGCGCCTCGGCAAGACACCGGCCTGGGTCTCCCAGCGCCTGACCCTCCTCAACCTCACCCCGGAGCTCCAGGACAAGGTGGAGACGGGCGAACTGAAGGTGGAACCGGCCCGCCGCATCGGCCGCCTCCCCCAGGAGGAGCAGGCGACAGCGGCGGAGGAAGCCGTTAACGCCGTTAATCCCCCGCGCCAGCGCACCCGCCCGGCCCCCACCCCCACGACCGACCAGCCCCAGCCCACCCCCCACACCTCGCCCCGCCGCATCACCATCGCGGCCGACTCCCCCGACACCATCGCGGACGCCCTCACCGCACACCTCACCCCGGACGACCTGAAGGCGGTCACCGAGCTGCTGCTGACCCGCATCTGA